Sequence from the Nitrosospira multiformis genome:
CGGCCGGCCATTAACCGGCATCCTGCTCTATGGAGCCCGGACTTTCCTCCCCCTGTCTTTCATGACTGAAAGCAGGCAGCGATTGTCTAGCCAGCTTCGGTTAGGATAGTATCACCAAACCGGAAGTATGAGACAAGCTTCCCTCAAGCTTTCCTTGCGAACTTATTTTTGTGTACTGTCTTTGTGAAAGCATCGTGTTTCGAGAGCGAAAGCCCTTCGATTCCAAAATATTCGAGTTATGATTCCAGATCCCAAAAACCGGTAACCCATAATTCCAAATCCGGCAGTTGTTACTCATTTATTAGGCTGATGCTATGATTGTTAAGGATGCTTTGTGCTATTTAGCCCTCATTTTCTGGGTGAGCCCGCCCAACCACTGGATTTAGGATATGAATCGTTGCGTACTACTCATTTCCACGCTGCTCCTCATTTTATCCGGATGCGCGGCACTCCGTCTGCATGAACCGCTTCGCGTCTCCGTAGCCGGAATCGAACCATTGGAGGGAAGGGGTATGGAAGCACGTTTCGCGGTACATCTCAGGATTCAGAATCATGATGGCACGCCCCTTGACTATGATGGCATCGGACTCGATCTCGATTTGCGTGGGATGAGCTTCGCGAGTGGAGTAAGCGATCAGCAGGGCACGATACCCCGCTTTGGGGAAACGGTAATCACGGTGCCGGTAACAGTTCCTGGGACGGCTATGATTCGTCATGCCTTCGGGTTCGCCACCGGCGATCGTACCAAGGCCGATTACCGGCTGCGTGGGCACCTTGGCGGACAGGGATTTTCCATCGGGCGGTACTTCGACTCAAAAGGAGAAATTACGCTGCCAGCCATGCCGCCGGAGCAGGTACACTAACGTTAATCATCCTGGCAACGCACGGAACAGCGCCTTTCCCGGGAGGGTGTGACCCCGCCGCGGATGCCGGTGCCATGAAATGTGATCGGGCATTCCCTTTGCCTGATCCCCGCTTCGCCGAGACCCCGCGTGCGAGGGGCCCCTCGTGAGGCTCTGGGACATCCCATTCCAAAGCATTGCAATGCAACCATGCGCTACGAAAGCCGTGAAACCCAGCCCATAACGGACCTCGTCAGGAAGACAAGAATCAGATTTCGAAACAATCTCTGTGGGTGATGGCTCGTTAGATTAACGAATGAGTGAGTCAAACTGCCGGACTCAAGATCATTCGCCGGAATCAAAAAAGTTTGCCCGGACGCTGCGTGAAACGACCCTGATACCGAAACCTGCCTATAGCCTCTCCTGGATCAGGAAGCCCCGTATTGTGCACGGTAGCTTTCTATCGCACGAAGATTGTGCCCCAGATTCCTGTTCCGCAGATAATTTGCAATGTCGTCCAGATTAACGATGCTGGCGACCTGAATTCCATATGCATGATGAACCTCCTGCGTAGCAGAAAATTCTCCATTACCGCGCTCCATCCGGTCAAGCGCGATGATAACCCCACAAGGCATGGCGCCGGAAGCACAGATATGGCTGACAGACTCACGCACTGAAACACCAGCGGAAATGACGTCATCCACAATCAGCACACG
This genomic interval carries:
- a CDS encoding LEA type 2 family protein, encoding MNRCVLLISTLLLILSGCAALRLHEPLRVSVAGIEPLEGRGMEARFAVHLRIQNHDGTPLDYDGIGLDLDLRGMSFASGVSDQQGTIPRFGETVITVPVTVPGTAMIRHAFGFATGDRTKADYRLRGHLGGQGFSIGRYFDSKGEITLPAMPPEQVH